The sequence CACCGCCGCCGAGCGCCTGATGAGCTACTGGGAGGATTGGCGCGATGACCAGGAAAGCGACGATATCGCGTGCAAATGCCTGGTCGTCAAACTAGGCGCGGAGGTGTGCGATCTGTCCGAGCCGATGCGCGCGGTACTGCAGGAGGGTACCGAGCGGATCGTCGCCCGGATTGCCGGCTGCATCGAAGCGGGGGTGGCCGACGGCTCGCTGAAGGACTTCGACGACCCGCATCGCACCGCCGCGACGCTTTACGAACTGTGGCTCGGCGCCACGCTGCTGGACAAGATCGGCTACAACCGGCAGCCGCTCGACGCCGCCATGGCGGCGACGCGCATCATCCTTAACCTTCCCGGACCGCTATAAACGACAGGGCAAGCATGCCCGCCCAGGAGACGCCATTTTTTTGCCGCAAAGACTAGACGACCGGTCTAATTGATGGAGAAATACCAGATGCAGAATTTTGAATACCACAACCCCACCCGCATCGTATTCGGCCAAGGCGCGATCGCGCGCGTGAACGACCTCGTGCCGGCCACGGCCCGCGTGCTCGTGCTGTACGGCGGCACGAGCGCGAAGAAGAACGGCACGCTCGACGAGGTCAAGGCAGCGCTCGGCGCGCGCGAAATCCGCGAGTTCGGCGGCATCGAGCCGAATCCGACCTTCGAAACG comes from Trinickia violacea and encodes:
- a CDS encoding TetR/AcrR family transcriptional regulator, with the protein product MKSANAVEMRQHILDTARPIMLSKGFSAVGLNEILSAAGIPKGSFYHYFESKEAFGGALLESYFSAYLERMDELFVRPGGTAAERLMSYWEDWRDDQESDDIACKCLVVKLGAEVCDLSEPMRAVLQEGTERIVARIAGCIEAGVADGSLKDFDDPHRTAATLYELWLGATLLDKIGYNRQPLDAAMAATRIILNLPGPL